One Aquisediminimonas profunda genomic region harbors:
- a CDS encoding TonB-dependent receptor domain-containing protein codes for MKTQKFYSRARLSAGVASAVIGFAMLATPAFAQEAANEEDSGDIIVTGSRIPQPNLEGISPVTSVNAQDIKLSGTVKAEDLLNSLPQVFAAQSSTLSNGATGTATVDLRGLGSSRTLVLINGRRLMTGDPNSTSSAADLNFIPTQLVKRVDVLTGGASATYGADAVAGVVNFIMDTDFEGFRVDANYGFYQHNNRNKITPPLLNARAAAGFSGYGYPTGSVADGGTFDGSVSFGGKFGDDRGHFTAYVGYRKAKPVLQSNRDYSACTVQVNDRLAGGFTPNSPLQCGGSATSATGTAFYFVTSTTSSTVGALGPGTLTQGTLNRYNFAPTNYFQRPDERYTAGAFVDYEISDAVKPYMEFMFMDDRTLAQIAPSGDFGNTLTVNCDNPLMSASQLSQICNPGNLINTFIGNFPVATNAGYNPLGNILDPNDPAFVPPIAFPNSVPGAANGTYNKAFFQLLRRNVEGGPRINDLQHTAFRTVIGTKGDLGKGWAYDAYYQYGRTNYSQVYRNEFSVARLTRALDVVDDPRVAGIQAVCRSALDGTDPNCVPYDIFGGTPSAASLAYLNATGFLKGQTSQQVLSGSLTGDLGEYGFKTPWSDDGVALALGVEYRKDSLELNADNAFQTGDLTGQGAPTLDVAGNYKVKEVLGEIEVPIVRDSFIKNLTFNGGIRHSSYKLSSGRSISTDTYKLALDFSPVSDIRFRGTYNRAVRVPNIQELFAPQFVGLDGSTDPCAGTPITAAQVGCLAQGLSLGQGVTANPAAQYNGLLGGNPNLLPEIATTKTLGAVFTPRFIPGFSMTLDWFDIKIKKAIQGYGADAILTACGSGNLTACGLINRDPAGSLWLTSNGYVQDLQTNVGSFSTRGLEINGNYSREIGSAGTVSLSLIGTLLDTYKVDNGLTEIYDCAGYFGPTCGTPAPKWRHKARVSFNAANGLGMSLQWRYFGSVDAEYKNPSQTLNGNVYDYNSSIAAQSYFDLALTAKLGDRFRFQLGVNNLLDRQPPVVHSGSGNFGQSNCASTVCNGNSYPGTYDSLGRYIYSGITLDF; via the coding sequence ATGAAAACTCAGAAATTCTATAGTCGTGCGCGCCTTAGCGCTGGCGTTGCATCGGCTGTTATCGGCTTTGCTATGCTCGCGACTCCCGCCTTCGCGCAGGAAGCTGCCAACGAAGAAGATAGCGGTGACATCATCGTAACGGGTTCGCGCATTCCGCAGCCGAACCTTGAAGGCATCAGCCCGGTGACTTCTGTCAACGCACAGGACATCAAGCTCTCGGGTACGGTGAAGGCAGAAGACCTTCTGAACTCGCTGCCTCAGGTTTTCGCGGCGCAGTCCTCGACGCTGTCGAACGGCGCAACGGGTACCGCCACGGTCGACCTTCGCGGTCTTGGCTCGTCACGTACGCTGGTCCTGATCAACGGTCGTCGCTTGATGACGGGTGATCCAAACAGCACAAGCTCGGCAGCCGACCTTAACTTCATCCCTACACAGCTAGTCAAGCGCGTTGATGTTCTGACCGGTGGCGCTTCGGCAACCTACGGCGCTGACGCCGTCGCCGGCGTTGTCAACTTCATCATGGATACCGATTTCGAAGGTTTCCGAGTCGATGCGAACTACGGCTTCTATCAGCACAACAACCGCAACAAGATCACTCCGCCGCTCCTCAATGCGCGCGCTGCAGCGGGCTTCAGCGGCTATGGCTACCCGACCGGCAGCGTTGCCGACGGCGGCACATTCGATGGCAGCGTCTCGTTCGGCGGCAAGTTCGGTGATGACCGCGGTCACTTCACGGCCTATGTTGGTTACCGCAAGGCAAAGCCCGTGCTTCAGTCGAATCGTGACTACAGCGCCTGCACGGTGCAGGTAAATGACCGCCTCGCGGGCGGTTTTACTCCCAACTCGCCGCTTCAGTGTGGTGGTTCGGCTACTTCGGCAACGGGTACCGCCTTCTATTTCGTGACCAGCACGACATCATCCACGGTTGGTGCACTCGGGCCGGGAACGCTAACACAAGGCACGCTCAACCGTTACAACTTCGCTCCGACCAACTATTTCCAGCGTCCGGACGAACGTTATACCGCGGGTGCCTTTGTTGATTATGAAATCAGCGATGCTGTGAAGCCTTACATGGAATTCATGTTCATGGACGATCGCACGCTTGCGCAGATCGCGCCGTCGGGTGATTTCGGTAACACGTTGACGGTCAACTGCGACAACCCGCTCATGTCGGCCTCGCAGCTCAGCCAGATTTGTAATCCTGGTAACTTGATCAACACTTTCATCGGGAATTTTCCGGTGGCAACAAATGCAGGGTACAACCCGCTTGGCAATATACTTGACCCGAATGATCCCGCATTTGTCCCACCAATCGCTTTCCCCAACTCGGTACCCGGGGCTGCGAATGGGACATACAACAAGGCGTTCTTTCAGTTGCTTCGCCGCAACGTCGAAGGTGGCCCGCGGATCAACGACCTTCAGCACACCGCGTTCCGCACCGTAATCGGAACCAAGGGTGACCTCGGTAAGGGCTGGGCTTATGACGCCTATTACCAATATGGCCGAACCAACTATTCGCAGGTCTACAGAAACGAGTTCTCGGTGGCGCGTTTGACCCGGGCACTTGATGTTGTTGACGATCCGCGCGTTGCTGGCATTCAGGCGGTTTGTCGTTCGGCACTCGACGGCACTGATCCAAATTGCGTTCCTTACGACATCTTCGGTGGAACGCCTTCGGCCGCTTCGCTCGCCTATCTCAATGCGACTGGCTTCCTGAAGGGGCAGACTTCGCAGCAGGTCCTGAGTGGCAGCTTGACCGGCGATCTGGGCGAGTATGGCTTCAAGACGCCTTGGTCGGACGATGGTGTCGCTCTTGCACTGGGTGTCGAGTATCGCAAGGACTCTCTTGAACTGAACGCTGACAACGCCTTCCAGACCGGCGATCTAACCGGTCAGGGTGCGCCGACGCTTGATGTTGCCGGCAACTACAAGGTCAAGGAAGTCCTTGGTGAAATCGAAGTGCCAATCGTGCGCGACAGTTTCATCAAGAACCTGACCTTCAATGGCGGCATCCGTCACTCAAGCTACAAACTCTCGAGCGGCCGGTCGATCAGCACCGACACATACAAGTTGGCGCTTGATTTCTCACCGGTGTCGGACATCCGCTTCCGTGGAACCTACAACCGCGCTGTTCGCGTTCCGAACATCCAGGAACTCTTTGCACCGCAGTTTGTCGGCCTCGACGGTTCGACCGATCCTTGCGCTGGCACGCCAATTACGGCAGCCCAAGTTGGTTGTCTGGCACAGGGCCTTTCACTGGGCCAAGGTGTGACCGCCAACCCGGCAGCCCAGTATAATGGCCTGCTTGGCGGCAACCCGAACCTGCTGCCCGAAATTGCCACGACGAAGACTCTCGGTGCTGTGTTCACGCCCCGGTTCATTCCTGGCTTCTCGATGACGCTCGACTGGTTCGACATCAAGATCAAGAAGGCGATCCAGGGATATGGTGCTGATGCCATCCTGACAGCTTGCGGTTCGGGCAATCTCACGGCTTGCGGCCTGATCAATCGCGATCCTGCCGGTTCGCTGTGGCTGACGTCGAACGGCTATGTGCAAGATCTGCAGACCAACGTCGGCAGCTTCAGCACGCGCGGGCTTGAAATTAACGGAAATTATTCCCGCGAAATCGGCAGCGCTGGAACCGTCTCGCTCAGCCTCATTGGTACTCTGCTCGACACCTACAAGGTCGACAACGGACTGACGGAGATTTACGACTGCGCTGGCTACTTCGGCCCGACTTGCGGCACTCCGGCTCCGAAGTGGAGGCACAAGGCTCGTGTTTCGTTCAATGCTGCAAACGGTCTGGGCATGTCGCTCCAGTGGCGTTACTTCGGTTCGGTTGATGCCGAATACAAGAACCCGAGCCAGACGCTGAACGGAAACGTTTACGACTACAACTCGTCTATTGCGGCCCAGAGCTATTTCGATCTGGCCCTGACCGCAAAGTTGGGTGACCGGTTCCGCTTCCAGCTTGGTGTGAACAATTTGCTCGATCGCCAGCCGCCAGTTGTCCACTCGGGCAGCGGCAACTTCGGCCAGAGCAACTGCGCCAGCACGGTCTGCAACGGGAACTCCTATCCCGGCACTTATGACTCGCTGGGTCGTTACATCTACTCGGGTATCACGCTGGACTTCTAA
- a CDS encoding tetratricopeptide repeat-containing sulfotransferase family protein, with protein MSNSEDAVRQIAALARAGQLNAAAIQVIDALARNPGDPVLSALGGAVEFHRGQFKRAIPYLEAALQHKPNDLTIRINLAESHFHEGDNAASLRLCEEAIALADPSLRLARLGAHLAQELEDFPLAVRLYRHLVKQDAKDWSLWNNLGNALGFAGDHDGAVEALQKAIALAPDSQPIRINLGNALIDAGRGDDAEAVLTQAGKDFSDDPAPFLSLFNLYRLVGREDDAYAAIVEAARRAPDDASIQSDHGQEAARRNLYDEAEAAFEAAVRLDPKLGPPYVGLASVYERMNRELELEPLRVRAEAAGTDAQSMSYIDALRFKRAEAFDDAFAALEAAGDVIVPGRKHHLRGIMLDRLGKYDDAFEAFTSMNEHWQADPSMPAERARQYREMIVSSTDVLTPEWLQNWTPALPLKDRSTPIFIVGFPRSGTTLLDTMLMADPRVRVLEEEPFLVQAEQELGGVEALAVATEDQIRVAREGYFERAASVSKLEADSIIVDKHPMHLNKVPVALRLFPDARFVLAMRHPCDVLLSCYITNFRINSAMANFLDLNDAAALYDLTFTNWEKARGLFDMPVATIVYERLVEDTQGQLEPVFDWLGLQWPGKAFDHTKAARARGTVATASYAQVTEPIYSRAKGRWTKYRRHLERIHPVLAPWIERYGYDF; from the coding sequence GTGTCGAATTCGGAAGATGCAGTCCGCCAAATTGCCGCACTCGCCCGCGCGGGCCAACTTAATGCGGCGGCGATACAGGTCATTGATGCCCTTGCCCGGAATCCGGGGGACCCGGTTCTCTCTGCGCTTGGCGGAGCGGTGGAATTTCACCGCGGTCAATTCAAGCGGGCTATTCCCTATCTTGAAGCGGCATTGCAGCATAAGCCGAATGACCTGACCATTCGCATCAACCTCGCCGAGTCCCATTTTCACGAAGGCGACAATGCGGCTTCGCTCCGGTTGTGCGAGGAGGCAATTGCCCTCGCCGACCCAAGCCTTCGGCTCGCCAGACTCGGCGCGCATCTGGCGCAAGAGCTGGAGGACTTTCCGCTCGCGGTCCGCCTGTATCGGCATCTCGTCAAGCAGGACGCCAAGGATTGGTCGCTGTGGAACAACCTTGGCAATGCGCTGGGCTTTGCGGGTGATCATGATGGAGCAGTTGAGGCACTGCAGAAGGCAATCGCGCTCGCTCCCGACTCCCAGCCGATCCGCATCAATCTTGGCAATGCCCTGATTGACGCCGGGCGGGGTGACGACGCTGAGGCGGTTCTCACCCAAGCCGGCAAGGATTTCTCTGATGACCCGGCACCGTTCCTCTCGCTTTTCAACCTTTACCGTCTGGTAGGTCGAGAGGATGATGCCTATGCCGCAATCGTTGAGGCTGCACGACGAGCGCCAGATGATGCCTCAATCCAGTCCGATCATGGGCAGGAGGCGGCACGTCGCAACCTCTATGACGAAGCTGAGGCTGCTTTCGAAGCTGCAGTGCGGCTCGACCCCAAATTGGGGCCGCCTTATGTCGGCTTGGCTTCGGTCTATGAACGGATGAATCGCGAATTGGAGCTTGAGCCTCTTCGCGTCCGTGCCGAGGCGGCGGGAACCGACGCGCAATCGATGTCTTACATCGATGCATTGCGCTTCAAGCGGGCCGAGGCTTTTGACGATGCTTTTGCAGCCCTTGAGGCCGCTGGCGATGTCATTGTTCCGGGTCGAAAACATCATTTGCGGGGGATCATGCTTGACCGGTTGGGCAAGTACGATGATGCTTTTGAAGCCTTTACCTCGATGAATGAGCATTGGCAGGCTGATCCGTCGATGCCAGCAGAACGCGCCCGGCAATATCGTGAAATGATCGTCTCGTCGACTGATGTGCTGACGCCTGAGTGGCTTCAGAACTGGACTCCGGCGTTGCCACTCAAGGATCGCTCAACGCCGATATTCATTGTCGGATTTCCCCGATCTGGAACGACACTGCTGGATACCATGCTTATGGCGGACCCTCGAGTTCGGGTGCTTGAGGAAGAGCCGTTTCTCGTGCAGGCCGAGCAGGAACTGGGAGGCGTTGAAGCACTGGCGGTGGCAACCGAAGACCAGATCCGCGTTGCGCGGGAAGGTTATTTCGAGCGAGCAGCATCAGTTTCCAAGCTTGAGGCGGATTCGATCATTGTCGACAAGCATCCGATGCATCTCAACAAGGTGCCGGTCGCCCTCAGGCTCTTTCCCGATGCGCGCTTTGTCCTTGCAATGCGGCATCCGTGCGACGTGCTGCTGAGTTGCTACATCACCAATTTCCGCATCAATTCGGCCATGGCCAATTTCCTTGATCTCAACGATGCTGCGGCACTTTATGACCTGACCTTCACCAATTGGGAAAAGGCCCGCGGCCTGTTTGATATGCCCGTGGCAACAATCGTTTATGAAAGGCTGGTCGAGGACACGCAGGGCCAACTGGAGCCGGTGTTCGACTGGCTTGGCCTCCAATGGCCCGGCAAGGCGTTCGACCATACCAAGGCTGCGCGTGCACGCGGAACGGTTGCGACCGCAAGCTATGCGCAGGTGACCGAGCCGATCTACAGCCGCGCCAAGGGGCGGTGGACCAAGTATCGCCGCCATCTTGAACGGATCCACCCCGTTCTCGCGCCGTGGATCGAACGTTATGGCTATGACTTCTGA
- a CDS encoding aspartyl/asparaginyl beta-hydroxylase domain-containing protein, with protein sequence MAMTSDAQERERHADALAAAGDLAGARQVLEGIVATEPSAGRWLKLGALCRAAGDLKTALKAVERSLSLAPLDFMALMSRAAILERLGRAEAAEAYSNALAQRPPEVEGQLSRMVAHAEQVSAAYVAQRESTMKAAQATALAAADEEEAIRINRFRDNALRRTRVWHSEPTHFHFPGLIEREFHDRSAHGWLEALEGAFPDILSEFQTVVSAERAELVPYVQYAEHEPLDQWRDLNHSRDWTAIHLWQNGRRIEANARHCPRTMALLETFPQPRIAGCSPNAMFSLLAPGAIIPPHVGVNNTRLVCHLPLVVPQGCWFRVGAETRFWEAGKAFVFDDTIEHEAANPSSELRVVFIIDIWHPGLSPVEREAVRLLLEADAGDSTQGL encoded by the coding sequence ATGGCTATGACTTCTGACGCGCAGGAACGCGAGCGGCATGCCGATGCCCTTGCAGCTGCCGGCGATCTGGCCGGCGCGCGTCAAGTTCTGGAGGGGATCGTCGCGACGGAACCCAGTGCCGGGCGCTGGTTGAAACTTGGTGCCTTGTGCAGGGCTGCTGGCGATCTCAAGACGGCGCTGAAGGCGGTTGAACGCTCGCTCTCATTGGCGCCCCTTGATTTCATGGCTCTGATGAGCCGGGCCGCGATCCTTGAGCGCTTGGGTCGAGCGGAGGCCGCTGAGGCCTATAGCAATGCACTGGCCCAGCGCCCCCCGGAAGTCGAAGGCCAGCTCTCACGCATGGTTGCTCACGCCGAGCAGGTGAGTGCAGCCTATGTTGCGCAGCGCGAATCCACGATGAAGGCTGCCCAGGCCACGGCGCTTGCCGCAGCGGATGAGGAAGAGGCGATCCGGATCAATCGCTTCCGGGACAATGCCCTGCGCCGCACGCGGGTATGGCATTCCGAACCGACGCATTTCCATTTTCCCGGCCTGATCGAGCGAGAGTTTCATGATCGATCGGCCCATGGCTGGCTCGAAGCGCTCGAAGGGGCTTTTCCGGATATCCTGTCCGAGTTTCAGACGGTCGTTTCCGCCGAGCGGGCCGAACTCGTTCCCTATGTGCAATATGCCGAGCATGAGCCGCTCGACCAATGGCGCGACCTCAATCATTCCCGCGACTGGACGGCTATCCATCTGTGGCAGAACGGGCGGCGCATCGAAGCCAATGCGCGACATTGTCCAAGGACAATGGCCTTGCTCGAAACCTTTCCTCAGCCGCGGATTGCAGGTTGCTCGCCTAATGCGATGTTCTCGCTTCTGGCACCGGGCGCGATCATTCCGCCGCATGTCGGAGTGAACAACACGAGGCTTGTCTGCCACCTTCCTTTGGTGGTTCCGCAAGGGTGCTGGTTCCGCGTTGGGGCGGAGACGCGATTTTGGGAAGCGGGCAAGGCGTTTGTCTTTGACGATACGATCGAGCACGAGGCTGCCAATCCGAGCAGCGAACTGCGCGTCGTTTTCATCATCGACATTTGGCACCCCGGCCTGAGCCCGGTTGAACGGGAAGCTGTGCGGCTCTTGCTCGAGGCTGACGCTGGCGACAGCACGCAGGGCCTGTGA
- a CDS encoding putative 2OG-Fe(II) oxygenase, translating into MTIESLLSAARADTGNAAALEALASHALAHQQEHQALGVVEEGAKRHKSNARLWQWLALLQRAADDRVSALDSFARAAALAPLDASIAKGLAQTRLEAGLPAVDAFAKARQLAPNDGDIVLGVTAALFSEGQAETAISILAGNVGANPLWLFGHRDLVQLRWMMGEGQAAFASLRSAISTNPESEALWAQLVHALMQAGLNDDALSVITEGRKTMGDTPRFAVNEAVIRSDAGDRVGAAHLFEGFSDGDDATVAVRIIRHHLRYEEVDAAAKLVHRWIGRPGEALVWPYASLCWRLLGDARADWLEGEAALVRVFDIADKLPPLEHLADLLRRLHVARSQHLDQSVRGGTQTDGALFARIEPEIRHLRAAIAVAVAEYLAALPERDAGHPTIGPRRDQPVRFAGSWSVRLAGKGFHANHVHPAGWISSALYVALPEHRPEDGPNAGWLTLGSPEAGLGLHMPPTRLIEPKPGRLVMFPSTMWHGTLPFEAGERLTIAFDVAPPMAEV; encoded by the coding sequence GTGACGATCGAGAGCCTGTTGAGCGCGGCGCGTGCCGATACTGGGAATGCTGCCGCCCTTGAAGCTCTTGCAAGCCATGCCCTTGCCCATCAGCAGGAACATCAGGCGCTTGGAGTTGTCGAGGAGGGGGCGAAGCGCCACAAGAGCAACGCCCGACTGTGGCAGTGGCTGGCTCTGCTTCAGCGTGCGGCAGATGACCGGGTTTCTGCCCTCGATTCTTTTGCGCGGGCAGCGGCCCTCGCGCCGCTAGATGCAAGCATAGCGAAAGGGCTGGCGCAGACTCGACTTGAGGCAGGTCTGCCTGCAGTCGATGCCTTTGCCAAAGCCAGACAACTAGCACCAAATGACGGGGATATTGTCCTTGGCGTCACTGCGGCCCTTTTTTCCGAAGGTCAGGCAGAAACCGCGATATCCATCCTCGCCGGTAATGTTGGGGCCAACCCGTTATGGCTTTTCGGACATCGCGATCTGGTCCAGCTCCGCTGGATGATGGGTGAGGGACAAGCGGCCTTTGCTTCGCTGCGAAGTGCGATCTCCACCAATCCCGAAAGTGAAGCACTTTGGGCGCAACTCGTTCACGCGTTGATGCAGGCCGGTCTCAATGATGACGCGCTTTCAGTCATCACGGAAGGTCGCAAGACTATGGGAGATACTCCCCGTTTTGCCGTAAACGAAGCCGTCATTCGTTCGGATGCTGGTGATCGGGTCGGTGCAGCACATCTTTTCGAGGGCTTTTCGGATGGAGATGATGCGACTGTCGCAGTCCGGATTATCCGTCACCATCTGCGTTATGAAGAAGTCGATGCGGCCGCAAAGCTGGTTCACCGCTGGATCGGTCGGCCAGGCGAAGCGCTGGTTTGGCCCTATGCTTCGCTCTGCTGGCGATTGCTCGGCGATGCGCGTGCGGACTGGCTTGAAGGGGAGGCAGCCTTGGTCCGCGTCTTTGACATTGCGGACAAATTGCCCCCACTTGAGCATCTTGCTGATCTGCTCCGAAGGCTGCATGTCGCGCGCAGCCAACATCTCGATCAGTCGGTGCGGGGAGGCACTCAGACTGATGGAGCCCTCTTTGCCCGGATAGAACCGGAAATCAGGCATCTGCGCGCTGCCATTGCCGTGGCTGTTGCCGAATATCTGGCTGCACTTCCCGAACGCGACGCCGGCCACCCGACTATTGGTCCGCGCCGTGATCAGCCTGTCCGATTTGCCGGGTCATGGTCTGTCCGGCTGGCTGGCAAGGGCTTTCACGCGAATCATGTTCATCCGGCTGGCTGGATCAGTTCTGCGCTGTATGTTGCGCTGCCGGAACATCGACCAGAAGATGGTCCAAATGCTGGCTGGCTGACGCTCGGTTCTCCTGAGGCTGGTTTGGGCCTTCATATGCCTCCAACACGCCTGATAGAACCAAAGCCGGGCAGGCTGGTGATGTTTCCCTCAACAATGTGGCACGGCACCTTGCCCTTTGAAGCAGGTGAGCGTCTGACGATTGCCTTCGATGTTGCTCCTCCGATGGCAGAGGTTTGA
- a CDS encoding long-chain fatty acid--CoA ligase, producing the protein MGVLMLGGMQDWSLRVTHLIDHAARECGDREILTRWADGVIERTHWAGVAQDARRLAQGFAALGLKPGDRVATLAMNHHRHLATWYGAIGFGGVIHTINTRLFDEDLIYIMNHAEDQVLLYDAQFQGLVDRLKPQLKTIRHFIVFDDPDGYPAFVAKQDGNYEWHQGDERDPCMLCYTSGTTGNPKGVLYEHRSTMLHAMAEVAPGVFDLSATSVLLPVVPMFHAASWGLPFAGAAAGVKFVFSVTNDAPTLHKLMLEEGVTHSAGVPTVWLAMFQHLDATGAGLGRLRLVTIGGSAAPRAMIERLMGMGVRVSHAWGMTETSPIGTMGAPTANWDDLSFDERVDVVCKQGRVPFGVELRVVDDNGHVAPRDGKTSGRLQIRGPWVIKRYFKAAADATEEGQWFDTGDVSVLHPDGTMQITDRAKDVIKSGGEWISSVELENIAVGCPGVAEAGAIGIPHPKWDERPVLVVVRKPGANLCEADVKDYLKDRIAKWWMPDAVLFVDELPHTGTGKIQKVALRAQFKDFKLEA; encoded by the coding sequence ATGGGAGTTTTGATGCTGGGAGGAATGCAGGACTGGTCGCTGCGTGTCACGCACCTGATTGATCATGCTGCGCGGGAGTGTGGTGACCGCGAGATTTTGACGCGGTGGGCTGACGGTGTGATCGAGCGGACACATTGGGCCGGCGTCGCCCAAGACGCCCGGCGGCTGGCACAGGGTTTTGCCGCACTGGGCTTGAAGCCAGGCGACAGGGTGGCGACTTTGGCCATGAACCACCACCGCCACCTTGCGACCTGGTATGGCGCGATCGGCTTTGGCGGTGTCATCCACACGATCAACACCCGGTTGTTCGATGAGGATCTTATCTACATCATGAACCATGCCGAGGATCAGGTGCTGCTTTACGATGCGCAGTTCCAGGGTCTGGTGGATCGCCTGAAGCCGCAGTTGAAGACAATCAGACATTTCATCGTGTTCGATGACCCTGACGGCTATCCGGCGTTTGTCGCAAAGCAGGATGGCAACTACGAATGGCATCAGGGCGATGAGCGAGATCCCTGCATGTTGTGCTATACCAGCGGCACAACCGGCAACCCCAAGGGCGTCCTGTATGAGCATCGGTCGACCATGCTTCATGCGATGGCAGAAGTTGCGCCGGGTGTCTTTGACCTGTCTGCCACGTCGGTGCTCTTGCCTGTTGTCCCGATGTTCCACGCGGCGAGCTGGGGATTGCCTTTCGCGGGCGCTGCTGCCGGTGTGAAATTCGTTTTCAGTGTTACCAATGACGCGCCGACACTGCACAAGCTGATGCTGGAAGAAGGCGTGACGCATTCCGCTGGCGTACCGACAGTTTGGCTAGCCATGTTCCAGCATCTTGATGCGACCGGTGCCGGGCTTGGCAGGTTGAGGCTGGTGACGATTGGCGGGTCTGCTGCTCCACGTGCCATGATCGAGCGGCTGATGGGGATGGGCGTGCGGGTTTCCCATGCATGGGGTATGACTGAAACCTCCCCGATCGGAACAATGGGTGCGCCGACAGCCAATTGGGATGACCTGTCGTTTGACGAACGCGTTGATGTCGTCTGCAAGCAAGGGCGCGTTCCTTTTGGCGTCGAACTGCGGGTTGTCGATGACAATGGCCATGTGGCGCCGCGCGACGGCAAGACATCGGGGCGGCTCCAGATTCGAGGGCCTTGGGTCATCAAACGCTACTTCAAGGCCGCTGCAGATGCGACTGAAGAGGGCCAGTGGTTCGACACTGGTGACGTGTCTGTTCTTCATCCGGATGGCACGATGCAGATCACCGACCGAGCAAAGGACGTCATCAAGTCGGGCGGGGAATGGATCAGTTCGGTCGAGCTGGAGAATATTGCAGTCGGTTGCCCGGGCGTTGCCGAAGCGGGGGCAATCGGCATTCCGCATCCCAAGTGGGATGAACGTCCCGTTCTTGTGGTGGTACGCAAGCCGGGCGCCAACCTGTGCGAAGCCGACGTAAAGGATTATCTGAAGGATCGGATCGCCAAATGGTGGATGCCGGATGCCGTCCTGTTTGTGGATGAACTGCCGCACACCGGCACAGGCAAGATCCAGAAGGTTGCACTGCGTGCTCAGTTCAAGGATTTCAAGCTGGAGGCCTGA
- a CDS encoding DUF1330 domain-containing protein encodes MSEDLFVDPSRENFDAFKALPRDTPIHMLNLLRFRDKAAYPDGHALAGKGLTGRQAYAEYGRTSGPVFARVGGSIVWRGRMETMVIGPTDKHWDMAFIAYYPNSAAFLEMVTDPDYRNAVVNRQAAVLTSRLIRFAPQEGDSESFG; translated from the coding sequence ATGAGTGAAGACCTGTTTGTCGATCCGTCGCGCGAGAATTTCGACGCCTTCAAGGCGCTGCCCCGCGACACGCCGATCCATATGCTGAACCTGCTCAGATTCCGCGACAAGGCCGCCTATCCTGATGGCCATGCCCTTGCTGGCAAGGGGCTTACCGGCAGGCAGGCCTATGCCGAGTACGGGCGGACAAGTGGGCCTGTTTTCGCAAGGGTAGGAGGGTCAATTGTCTGGCGCGGCAGGATGGAAACGATGGTCATCGGCCCGACCGACAAGCATTGGGATATGGCGTTTATTGCCTACTATCCCAACTCGGCTGCCTTTCTGGAAATGGTGACAGACCCGGACTACCGGAACGCCGTCGTCAACCGGCAGGCTGCTGTCCTGACGAGCCGCCTGATCAGGTTTGCTCCGCAAGAGGGTGACAGCGAAAGCTTCGGTTGA